A segment of the bacterium genome:
CTGGATGAGCATAAGGGGCAACGCGATTTCAGCCGCTACCCGCGACCCGCGCTTCCCCAAGGTCAGCGCGAGGGAACTGCCGGATATAAGGGTAGAGATAAGCGTCCTCACCCCGCCCGTGCCCATAGAAGGGCCGGAGAAGTTCGAGGTGGGAAAGCAGGGGATAATTCTGGAGCTGGGAGGGTACAACGCCGTCTTTTTGCCGCAGGTTGCGCCGGAGCAGGGGTGGGACGCGAACACCGCTCTCGCCTACCTGTCGATGAAAGCGGGGCTTCCTCCCAACGGCTGGCAAAATCCGAGAGCGAGCTTCAGGGTCTTCGAGGCGGAGGTTTTCGGGGAGGATTGCGGATTTGACATGGAGCCGTGCGATACCCCGATCAGCGTCTAAGAGATTGTCGAAAACTGCTGCGAGCCACGTCTTCATCGTCGCGTGCTCGCTCAAGGGCTCGCCGTAGCGCTGCTACTGCCTCGCCCTCTCGCTGCGCGTCTCCTTGAATCCGGGGCTTCTCGCGACGTTTTCGACAACCTCTTGAAAGTTGTAACGGACTTTCGGGCGGCCCGGCGGAGAGGCTTTAGTCCTGCTTTTGGGCCCTGAAAGGCAGTTCCACGGTAAGCACCCCGTTTTCCAGCACCGCTTCGGCTCTTTCTCCGTCTACGGCTTCGGGCAGGTCGAGAACCCTTGAGAAGGGGCCTTTGCGGGTCTCGACGCGGATGGGTTTTCCGAGGGTTTTGGGCAGCGCGCCGCCCCACTCGCCCTTTATGACGAGGGAGCCGGGCCCGGCCAGCAACTTCAGGGAATCGGGAGCGACGCCGGGAAGTTCGGCGACTACGCGCACCCCCTCCCTGGTCTCCTCGACGTCCACCGAAGGCATAAACCCTTCCTCAGGTCCGTCAAAGGAATCGCCGTCTTCGGAAGAGTCTCCGGCTACCTCCCTGAGGATGGCTTCGAGGGCTTTTTCCAGTTCAATTCGATCTTCGGGATCGTTCCATCTCATCGCGCACAAGCGCGTCTCCTTTTTATAAACGCCGCGAGTAGATTTTGTTTCGCCATTTATCGGCGACTTCACGCTTTAAGGTTAAGCGGCGCAATCGTACCTTCTGGGCGACCAATGTCAAGTTGTTTTGCTAAAAATTTACCCCCAATTTTTTTTCCATGCTGATATCCTTTCGACGATGAAAAGAGCACCCGCCGTTTCGGCCATAATTCCGACCTTCAACAGAAGAGAATTCGCGGCCGAGGCCGTCAG
Coding sequences within it:
- the amrA gene encoding AmmeMemoRadiSam system protein A — translated: MFLSDDEKKLALAMARRTLVIYLEEGRKPHREELWVPEEGIFLENRAVFVTLKEKGELRGCIGHIVPVEPLWMSIRGNAISAATRDPRFPKVSARELPDIRVEISVLTPPVPIEGPEKFEVGKQGIILELGGYNAVFLPQVAPEQGWDANTALAYLSMKAGLPPNGWQNPRASFRVFEAEVFGEDCGFDMEPCDTPISV
- a CDS encoding Hsp20/alpha crystallin family protein yields the protein MCAMRWNDPEDRIELEKALEAILREVAGDSSEDGDSFDGPEEGFMPSVDVEETREGVRVVAELPGVAPDSLKLLAGPGSLVIKGEWGGALPKTLGKPIRVETRKGPFSRVLDLPEAVDGERAEAVLENGVLTVELPFRAQKQD